From one Azospirillum sp. TSH100 genomic stretch:
- a CDS encoding PLP-dependent aminotransferase family protein, whose translation MQSEHAGQADPSDIAIWQPDLTSRAKPVYLAIADALADDIAAGRLAAGQRLPPQRVLADRLGVDLTTVSRAYSEARRRGLLDARVGQGTFVSIQDTAPTRPPLQPPLPRRLPTAPAAVIDMTMNQPPLPDSPKLLDRMRSGLAQAMLRLDPQALLRYPEAGAGFRSAEEDCAAGARWLAKRLPTLDDPGRIVVCPGTQSALLALLCMLTRPGDTVCTEALTYPGFKAIARQLGLRVIGVAMDGDGLDPDALRAAVAAHAPKALYCTPTLHNPTTATLPADRRTAIAAIARDHNIPIIEDDIYGVLPQDAPPPIAASAPDVTFHVVGLAKCVAPGLRITYVAAPDNRQAMRLAAAQRATILGTPPVPAAIATQWITDGTADALLTAIRTEASARQRLARDLLPPASVTAHPQGFHLWLGLPPAWTRGEFAAYLRNAGIAAAVSDNFLTAGPPPEALRICLGAPIGRDDCRRMLETLADTLDQSPALAGIVI comes from the coding sequence ATGCAATCCGAGCACGCAGGGCAAGCCGACCCATCGGACATCGCCATCTGGCAGCCCGACCTGACCAGCCGCGCCAAGCCCGTCTATCTCGCCATCGCCGACGCCCTGGCCGACGACATCGCCGCCGGCCGGCTGGCGGCCGGACAGCGCCTGCCGCCGCAACGGGTGCTCGCCGACCGGCTGGGCGTGGACCTTACCACCGTCAGCCGCGCCTACAGCGAGGCCCGCCGCCGCGGCCTGCTCGACGCCCGTGTCGGCCAGGGCACCTTCGTCAGCATACAGGACACGGCGCCGACCAGGCCGCCGCTCCAGCCCCCCCTGCCCCGCCGACTCCCCACCGCCCCGGCCGCGGTCATCGACATGACCATGAACCAGCCGCCGCTGCCCGATTCGCCGAAGTTGCTGGACCGCATGCGCAGCGGCCTGGCCCAGGCCATGCTGCGGCTCGATCCGCAGGCGCTGCTGCGCTATCCGGAGGCCGGCGCCGGCTTCCGCAGCGCGGAGGAGGATTGCGCCGCAGGTGCCCGCTGGCTCGCCAAGCGACTGCCGACCCTCGACGATCCCGGCCGCATCGTCGTCTGCCCCGGCACGCAATCCGCCCTGCTGGCCCTGCTCTGCATGCTGACCCGCCCCGGCGACACCGTCTGTACGGAGGCGCTGACCTATCCCGGCTTCAAGGCCATTGCCCGCCAGCTCGGCCTGCGGGTGATCGGGGTGGCGATGGACGGTGACGGCCTGGACCCCGACGCCTTGCGCGCCGCGGTGGCGGCCCATGCCCCGAAGGCGCTCTACTGCACCCCCACCCTGCACAACCCGACCACGGCCACCCTGCCGGCGGACCGCCGGACCGCCATCGCCGCCATCGCCCGCGACCACAACATTCCGATCATCGAGGACGACATCTACGGCGTGCTGCCGCAGGACGCACCGCCGCCCATCGCGGCATCGGCGCCCGACGTGACCTTCCATGTCGTCGGCCTCGCCAAATGCGTGGCGCCCGGCCTGCGCATCACCTATGTCGCCGCCCCCGACAACCGTCAGGCGATGCGGCTGGCCGCCGCCCAGCGCGCCACCATCCTCGGCACCCCGCCGGTCCCGGCCGCCATCGCCACCCAATGGATCACCGACGGCACCGCCGACGCTTTGCTGACCGCCATCCGGACGGAGGCATCGGCCCGCCAGCGTCTGGCACGCGACCTGCTGCCACCGGCCAGCGTGACCGCCCATCCGCAAGGGTTCCATCTGTGGCTGGGCCTGCCGCCAGCCTGGACGCGCGGGGAATTCGCCGCGTATCTGCGCAACGCCGGCATCGCCGCCGCCGTCAGCGACAATTTCCTGACCGCCGGCCCCCCGCCGGAAGCCCTGCGCATCTGCCTGGGCGCCCCCATCGGCCGCGACGACTGCCGCCGCATGCTCGAAACCCTCGCCGACACCCTTGACCAGAGCCCCGCCCTCGCCGGGATCGTGATCTGA
- a CDS encoding AMP-binding protein, with the protein MTMLSTTRLPLLRHGGPDDLFALHEGKPVTVRGYLAAVRDLARRLPDSAYLLNLCGDRLGFAVGLGAALLRRQISLHPPNDTPTTLRQLEESYPGLICLTDTGAAYPGMTCIEALPPGGLDSLTGSPFDGDLAFPADQVAAIAFTSGSTGRPMPQVKSWGTLVRSVHGAGTALEVAKLGPAGLVGTVPHQHMYGLESVILLAIQHGLVLHAGRPLFPADIAASLADLPDRRMLVTTPVHLQALLADGGDLPPLDFILCATAPLAPQLAVDAEARLGAPLHEIYGCSETGQLAVRRTSATADWLCIDGIRLRQDEQGTWASGDFLDGETLLADVIELKSDTRFVLHGRSADQVNIAGKRSSLAFLNHHLNSVDGVKDGVFFMPRDGESGTIRLAALVVAPGLTAETLLARLRERIDPIFLPRPLRFVDALPRNPTGKLPREALLRMLDDSRPD; encoded by the coding sequence ATGACGATGCTGTCCACCACCCGCCTGCCGCTGCTGCGCCACGGCGGCCCCGACGATCTGTTCGCCCTGCATGAGGGCAAACCGGTGACGGTGCGCGGCTACCTCGCCGCCGTGCGTGATCTGGCCCGCCGCCTGCCCGACAGCGCCTATCTGCTGAACCTGTGCGGTGACCGGCTGGGCTTCGCCGTGGGTCTCGGTGCGGCCCTGCTGCGCCGGCAGATCAGCCTGCATCCTCCCAACGACACACCGACCACGCTGCGCCAGCTGGAGGAAAGCTATCCCGGCCTGATCTGCCTGACCGATACCGGCGCCGCCTATCCCGGCATGACCTGCATCGAGGCGCTTCCCCCCGGTGGTCTCGACAGCCTGACCGGTTCACCCTTCGACGGCGACCTCGCCTTCCCGGCCGATCAGGTGGCCGCCATCGCATTCACCTCCGGCTCCACCGGCCGGCCGATGCCGCAGGTGAAAAGCTGGGGTACCCTGGTTCGCAGCGTCCATGGCGCCGGCACTGCACTGGAGGTCGCAAAGCTCGGCCCCGCAGGCCTGGTCGGCACCGTGCCGCACCAGCACATGTACGGGCTGGAGTCGGTCATCCTGCTGGCGATCCAGCATGGTCTGGTGCTGCACGCCGGCCGCCCCCTCTTCCCGGCCGACATCGCCGCCAGCCTCGCCGACCTGCCCGACCGTCGTATGCTGGTGACCACGCCGGTCCATCTTCAGGCCCTGCTGGCCGACGGCGGCGATCTGCCGCCGCTCGACTTCATCCTCTGCGCCACCGCCCCGCTGGCGCCGCAGCTCGCCGTCGACGCCGAAGCCCGGCTGGGCGCCCCGCTGCACGAAATCTACGGCTGTTCGGAGACGGGACAGCTCGCCGTCCGCCGAACCAGCGCCACGGCGGATTGGCTGTGCATCGACGGCATCCGCCTGCGCCAGGACGAACAGGGAACCTGGGCGTCCGGCGATTTCCTCGACGGCGAGACCCTGCTGGCCGACGTGATCGAACTGAAGAGCGACACACGCTTCGTCCTGCATGGCCGCTCCGCCGATCAGGTCAACATCGCCGGTAAGCGCAGCTCGCTGGCCTTCCTCAACCACCATCTGAACTCGGTGGACGGGGTGAAGGACGGCGTCTTCTTCATGCCGCGGGACGGGGAAAGCGGAACCATCCGCCTCGCCGCCCTGGTGGTGGCCCCCGGCCTGACCGCCGAGACCCTGCTGGCCCGCCTGCGCGAGCGGATCGACCCGATCTTCCTGCCGCGCCCCCTGCGCTTCGTCGATGCCCTGCCACGCAACCCGACCGGCAAGCTGCCGCGCGAGGCCTTGCTGCGGATGCTCGACGACAGCCGTCCAGATTAG
- a CDS encoding LolA-related protein, translating into MISGNRPARRPILAGIAALLLAGAVPSQAAEPWGLEDLFARFARIGSSNARFAETREVGLLTTPLESSGTLTYRRPDILEKRTLQPQAESLRLDGDRLTLTQGDGTSRTLSVSAMPEIQTYVESIRSTLRGDVPTIMRFYEVALEGTPQDWRMQLTPRAEEARRTVQRIVIAGRDANIRRIEVLQADGDRSIMTIQPDPA; encoded by the coding sequence ATGATTTCTGGAAATAGACCGGCCCGTCGCCCAATTCTCGCGGGTATCGCCGCCCTCCTTCTGGCGGGGGCCGTCCCATCGCAAGCGGCCGAACCCTGGGGCCTGGAGGATCTGTTCGCCCGCTTCGCCCGGATTGGCAGCTCCAACGCGCGCTTCGCCGAAACACGCGAGGTCGGCCTGCTGACCACCCCGCTGGAAAGCAGCGGCACCCTGACCTACCGCCGGCCGGATATCCTGGAAAAACGCACCCTCCAACCCCAGGCGGAAAGCCTGCGGCTGGACGGCGACCGCCTGACGCTGACCCAGGGGGACGGCACGTCCCGAACGCTGTCGGTCTCCGCCATGCCGGAAATCCAGACCTATGTGGAGAGCATCCGCTCCACCCTGCGTGGCGACGTCCCCACCATCATGCGCTTCTACGAGGTGGCGCTGGAGGGCACGCCGCAGGACTGGCGCATGCAGCTGACCCCGCGGGCGGAAGAGGCACGTCGGACCGTCCAGCGCATCGTCATCGCCGGCCGCGACGCCAACATCCGCCGGATCGAGGTTCTCCAGGCCGACGGCGACCGCTCCATCATGACGATCCAGCCGGACCCGGCATGA
- a CDS encoding polysaccharide deacetylase family protein produces the protein MTEHRWSPSPLLHASAALHVAALAATAALPTAWPWTLGAVASNHALLGAIGLWPRSCLLGPNLRRLPAENARLGQVGVCFDDGPDPDVTPAVLDLLDHAKAKASFFCIAERAARHPALVQAIVGRGHTVENHSWHHSHRFAAMGIRAIRREVGEAQRILTDLAGRPPRFFKPPAGLRNPLLEPALSSFGLRLATWTRRGYDAVRRNPVGVERRLVRNLAAGDLLMLHDGSAARDADGRPVVLTVLPHLLATLTARRLTAVSLEVVAND, from the coding sequence ATGACTGAGCACCGCTGGTCGCCATCGCCCCTGCTCCACGCATCAGCCGCTCTGCATGTCGCAGCCCTGGCTGCTACGGCGGCCCTGCCCACCGCATGGCCATGGACGCTGGGCGCGGTGGCCAGCAACCACGCCCTGCTCGGCGCCATCGGGCTTTGGCCCCGAAGCTGCCTGCTCGGCCCCAACCTGCGCCGCCTGCCGGCGGAGAATGCCCGGCTCGGTCAGGTCGGCGTCTGCTTCGATGACGGCCCCGATCCTGACGTGACGCCTGCTGTCCTCGACCTGCTGGACCACGCAAAGGCCAAGGCGAGCTTCTTCTGCATCGCCGAACGGGCCGCCCGACACCCCGCTCTCGTCCAAGCCATCGTCGGCCGCGGCCACACGGTGGAAAACCACAGCTGGCACCATTCGCACCGCTTCGCCGCGATGGGCATCCGTGCCATCCGCCGCGAGGTGGGGGAAGCGCAGCGTATCCTGACCGACCTGGCAGGTAGGCCGCCCCGCTTCTTCAAGCCGCCGGCCGGCTTGCGCAATCCGCTTCTAGAGCCTGCCCTTTCCAGTTTCGGCCTGCGTCTGGCGACCTGGACCCGCCGCGGCTACGACGCGGTACGGCGCAACCCGGTAGGGGTGGAGCGGCGCCTCGTCCGCAATCTCGCCGCCGGCGACCTGCTGATGCTGCATGACGGCTCCGCCGCCCGCGACGCAGATGGGCGGCCCGTGGTGCTCACGGTGCTGCCGCACTTGCTCGCCACGCTGACCGCTCGCAGGCTGACGGCGGTTTCGCTGGAGGTCGTGGCCAATGACTGA
- a CDS encoding phosphopantetheine-binding protein: protein MSPAELDLATLIVNTLTLEADPEDIDPDAPLYGEGLGLDSIDILEVALAVSKSYGVKLRADDENNTRIFASLRTLNGHIQQLKAA, encoded by the coding sequence CTGTCGCCAGCCGAACTTGATCTGGCGACGCTGATTGTGAACACCCTTACCCTGGAAGCCGACCCGGAAGACATCGACCCGGACGCCCCCCTCTATGGCGAAGGGCTTGGCCTCGATTCCATCGACATCCTGGAGGTGGCGCTCGCCGTCTCCAAGAGCTACGGGGTGAAGCTGCGGGCGGATGACGAGAACAACACCAGGATCTTCGCCTCGCTGCGCACCCTGAACGGCCACATCCAGCAGCTCAAAGCCGCCTGA
- a CDS encoding class I SAM-dependent methyltransferase, which yields MTDAVFRDLVAAAARPYRRCGRYAWHFTKGKLAGDPVFHHLLRNQLLPTHGRLLDLGCGQGVLTALLRAAAKRHAGGDWPAGWPAPPATLTVQGVELSPKRVRIAQAALGTDAVLQGDIRSVHLPPCDAIVILDVLLYLQPDEQATVLARCANALAPGGILLLREADAEGGLPFQITRWAERIASVIRGHWRQSLTYRPAADWSALLGSLGFEAEALPMSQGTPFANTLFIAQRSNASVQICPFSHEIANASILPNMKQHYTAVPIRNS from the coding sequence ATGACTGACGCCGTCTTCCGTGATCTGGTCGCCGCTGCCGCCCGCCCTTATCGCCGCTGTGGCCGCTATGCGTGGCATTTCACCAAAGGCAAGCTGGCGGGTGATCCTGTCTTCCACCACCTTTTGCGAAACCAGTTGCTGCCCACCCATGGAAGGTTGCTCGACCTTGGCTGCGGCCAAGGAGTGCTCACGGCTCTGCTGCGCGCGGCGGCCAAGCGGCATGCCGGCGGCGACTGGCCGGCGGGTTGGCCCGCTCCACCGGCCACCCTCACCGTCCAGGGCGTCGAGCTGTCGCCGAAGCGGGTGCGGATCGCCCAGGCGGCACTGGGCACCGACGCCGTCTTGCAGGGCGACATCCGCAGCGTCCACCTGCCGCCCTGCGACGCCATCGTCATCCTGGACGTGCTGCTCTACCTCCAGCCGGACGAGCAGGCGACGGTGCTCGCCCGTTGTGCCAACGCGCTGGCACCGGGCGGCATCTTGCTCTTGCGGGAGGCCGACGCCGAGGGTGGCCTGCCCTTCCAGATCACCCGCTGGGCCGAACGGATCGCCAGCGTCATACGGGGCCACTGGCGCCAGTCGCTGACCTACCGTCCGGCGGCGGACTGGTCGGCCTTGTTGGGCAGCCTTGGATTTGAAGCGGAAGCTCTGCCGATGAGCCAAGGCACACCCTTCGCCAACACTTTGTTCATAGCCCAACGAAGCAATGCCTCAGTCCAAATTTGTCCTTTCTCGCATGAAATCGCCAATGCTAGCATTCTTCCAAATATGAAACAGCATTATACAGCCGTACCCATCCGAAATTCCTAA
- the ccoG gene encoding cytochrome c oxidase accessory protein CcoG produces the protein MPSDAPIITRRPDHAAANPDPPPAYAPHRKIHPKSVRGRYRRVKTVLGVVLLALFAVLPWLRWDRGPGLPDQAVLFDLGSQRFYIVALQLWPQHVYYITGVMIIAAIGLFLATALGGRVWCGFTCPQTVWTDLFVWVERRVEGDRGDRIRLDKHPWTAGWLAKKTVKHAAWLAISLVTGFLGIAYLTDAPSLAVDLLRFNASALAAGSVLFIAACTYAMAGFMREQMCFYVCPWPRIQAAMLDEESQVVTYQEWRGEGRAPLRKNEGWDTRTHKGHGDCIDCGQCVHVCPTGIDIRDGIQMECIGCGLCVDACNDVMARIGRPGDLIRFDTLTAQAAKAAGTPPARYRLIRPRTIVYGLMLVVVGGVMAIALALKSSNDVSVLRDRAPLFVTLTDGRIQNAYTIKISNMSLTERHYRLSLSGLPQASLSLSGDGTETAELSLSARANAVETYRIQVRVPQTALAASSTPVTVTLTPDTGAGQPAGHDSVFLAP, from the coding sequence ATGCCCAGCGATGCGCCCATCATCACCCGCCGCCCCGACCATGCGGCCGCCAATCCGGACCCGCCGCCGGCTTATGCCCCTCACCGCAAGATCCATCCCAAGTCGGTGCGCGGGCGATACCGGCGTGTGAAGACGGTGCTGGGTGTGGTGCTGCTGGCGCTGTTCGCCGTTCTGCCCTGGCTGCGCTGGGACCGTGGCCCGGGGCTGCCCGATCAGGCCGTGCTGTTCGACCTGGGCAGCCAGCGCTTCTACATCGTCGCCCTGCAGCTCTGGCCTCAGCATGTCTATTACATCACCGGCGTGATGATCATCGCCGCCATCGGGCTGTTCCTGGCGACCGCACTGGGCGGGCGCGTCTGGTGCGGCTTCACCTGTCCGCAGACGGTGTGGACCGACTTGTTCGTCTGGGTGGAGCGGCGGGTGGAGGGCGACCGCGGCGACCGCATCCGGCTGGACAAGCATCCCTGGACCGCCGGCTGGCTGGCGAAGAAGACGGTCAAGCATGCGGCATGGCTGGCGATCTCGCTGGTCACCGGCTTCCTCGGCATCGCCTATCTGACCGACGCGCCGTCCCTTGCCGTCGATCTGCTGCGTTTCAATGCTTCGGCACTGGCCGCCGGGTCGGTCCTGTTCATCGCCGCCTGCACCTACGCCATGGCCGGCTTCATGCGCGAACAGATGTGCTTCTACGTCTGTCCCTGGCCGCGCATCCAGGCCGCCATGCTGGACGAGGAGAGCCAGGTCGTCACCTATCAGGAGTGGCGCGGCGAGGGGCGCGCGCCCCTGCGCAAGAACGAGGGCTGGGACACCCGCACGCATAAGGGCCATGGCGACTGCATCGACTGCGGCCAGTGCGTGCATGTCTGCCCGACCGGCATCGACATCCGCGACGGCATCCAGATGGAATGCATCGGCTGCGGCCTGTGCGTCGACGCCTGCAATGACGTTATGGCCCGCATCGGCCGGCCCGGCGATCTGATCCGTTTCGACACATTGACCGCTCAAGCGGCGAAGGCCGCCGGCACCCCGCCCGCCCGCTACCGCCTGATCCGGCCGCGCACCATCGTCTACGGCCTGATGCTGGTCGTGGTCGGCGGGGTGATGGCGATCGCGCTGGCGCTGAAATCCAGCAACGACGTCTCCGTCCTGCGCGACCGGGCGCCGCTGTTCGTCACGCTCACCGACGGCCGCATCCAGAACGCCTACACCATCAAGATTTCCAACATGTCGCTGACCGAACGCCACTATCGCCTCAGCCTGTCCGGCCTGCCGCAGGCGAGCCTCAGCCTGTCCGGCGACGGTACCGAGACCGCCGAGCTGTCGCTCTCCGCCCGCGCCAACGCGGTGGAGACCTACCGCATCCAGGTCCGCGTGCCGCAGACGGCGCTGGCGGCCTCCTCCACCCCGGTGACCGTCACCCTGACCCCCGACACCGGCGCCGGCCAGCCGGCCGGACACGACAGCGTCTTCCTGGCGCCTTGA
- a CDS encoding MMPL family transporter, whose translation MTEGVRRTGWSAGWGVALWLAGLIACGLLVARTPVTADLSAFLPRSPSSTQQLLVDQLRDGAVSRLILIGIEGDVPDRLTGFSRALAERLRGNPLVATVENGERTGRSADGAYVWTNRYLLSPGVTRDRFTANGLREALQNDLRLLQSPAGMALKQALPADPTAEILRLTDRMLGDAGGPASRDGVWVSADGARALLLVQTAAPGFDMDAQQKTLDLIRSAFADAKGTAGTARLVMTGPAVFSVQTRDRIEADATRSSIIATALVAGVLLLVYRSLRVLALALLPAATGTLAGIAAVGLGFGTVHGITLGFGITLLGESVDYAIYLFTQTQPGSPARRTLLRIWPTLLLGVATSVVGFGTMLFSSFSGLAQLGLFSITGLLVALAVTRWVLPTLLPKGYGTERPARMAPLLTALTSAAPVLRLPLLAATLLALAWLAYQGSNIWSAELSSLSPVTEADQRLDEALRRDLGAPDAGHLLVISAATMEDALTATERLAAPLEALTRDHLIAGYESPAHTLPSQATQRARQAALPPPDQLRTSLTQALHGLPFRPDAFVPFLTDAERARTQPLLTPASLDGTSLKLKFESLLVRTGIGWTTMLPLRGVTDPQALSTRLSGAPAVRGAILLNLKVESNNLYRTYREEALTLAVLGAIAITSLLAAALRSIRALVAAVMPLAAAVVITMALVTALGQTLTIFHLVGLLLVVGVGSNYSLLFERPEPSPALRERTVASVAIANFCTVIGFGTLAFSGIPVLHGIGMTVAIGAFLCLAFAAVLGPKGANHD comes from the coding sequence ATGACCGAAGGGGTGCGCAGGACCGGATGGAGCGCCGGATGGGGCGTCGCGCTGTGGCTCGCCGGGCTGATCGCCTGCGGCCTGCTGGTGGCGCGCACGCCGGTCACCGCCGACCTGTCCGCCTTCCTGCCCCGCTCCCCCTCCTCCACCCAGCAATTGCTGGTCGACCAGCTGCGCGACGGCGCCGTCTCCCGCCTGATCCTGATCGGCATCGAGGGCGACGTGCCGGATCGCCTGACAGGATTCAGCCGCGCCCTTGCCGAACGGCTGCGCGGCAACCCGCTGGTCGCGACGGTGGAGAATGGCGAGCGGACCGGGCGCAGCGCCGACGGTGCCTATGTCTGGACCAACCGCTATCTGCTCAGCCCCGGCGTCACCCGCGACCGTTTCACGGCGAACGGGCTGCGCGAGGCGCTTCAGAACGACTTGCGCCTCCTACAATCGCCGGCCGGCATGGCGCTGAAGCAGGCGCTTCCCGCCGATCCGACCGCCGAGATCCTGCGCCTGACCGACCGCATGCTGGGCGACGCCGGCGGCCCGGCCAGCCGTGACGGCGTCTGGGTCTCTGCCGACGGGGCGCGGGCGCTGCTGCTGGTGCAGACCGCCGCCCCCGGCTTCGACATGGATGCCCAGCAGAAGACGCTCGACCTGATCCGCAGCGCCTTCGCCGATGCAAAAGGCACCGCCGGCACCGCCCGACTGGTGATGACCGGCCCGGCTGTCTTCTCCGTCCAGACCCGCGACAGGATCGAGGCGGACGCCACCCGGTCCTCCATCATCGCCACGGCTCTGGTGGCCGGTGTCCTGCTGCTGGTCTACCGCTCCTTGCGCGTCCTGGCGCTGGCGCTGCTGCCGGCGGCGACCGGCACACTGGCCGGCATCGCCGCCGTCGGTCTGGGCTTCGGCACCGTTCATGGCATCACGCTGGGCTTCGGCATCACCCTGCTGGGCGAGAGTGTCGATTACGCCATCTATCTGTTCACCCAGACCCAGCCGGGCAGCCCGGCGCGTCGCACCCTTCTGCGCATCTGGCCGACGCTGCTGTTGGGGGTGGCGACCTCCGTCGTCGGCTTCGGCACCATGCTGTTCTCGAGCTTCAGCGGACTGGCGCAGTTGGGCCTCTTCTCCATCACCGGACTGCTGGTGGCGCTGGCCGTCACCCGCTGGGTGCTGCCGACCCTGCTGCCGAAGGGCTATGGGACAGAACGCCCGGCCCGGATGGCCCCGCTGCTGACCGCCCTGACCAGCGCGGCACCGGTCCTACGGCTGCCGTTGCTGGCCGCGACATTGCTGGCGTTGGCCTGGCTGGCCTACCAGGGCTCCAACATCTGGTCGGCCGAACTGTCGAGCCTCAGCCCAGTAACGGAGGCCGACCAGCGGCTGGACGAGGCGCTGCGCCGCGACCTCGGCGCCCCCGACGCCGGCCATCTGCTGGTGATAAGCGCCGCCACGATGGAGGACGCGCTGACCGCCACCGAACGGCTGGCCGCCCCGCTGGAGGCGCTGACCCGCGACCACCTGATCGCCGGCTACGAATCCCCCGCCCACACCCTGCCGAGCCAGGCCACCCAACGGGCCCGCCAAGCCGCCCTGCCGCCACCCGACCAGTTGCGGACCTCGCTGACCCAGGCCCTGCACGGCCTGCCCTTCCGCCCTGATGCCTTCGTCCCATTCCTGACCGACGCAGAGAGGGCACGGACCCAGCCGCTGCTGACCCCGGCCAGCCTCGACGGCACCAGCCTGAAGCTGAAGTTCGAATCCCTGCTGGTCCGCACCGGTATCGGCTGGACCACCATGCTGCCTTTGCGCGGCGTGACCGATCCGCAGGCGCTCTCCACCCGGCTGTCCGGTGCCCCGGCTGTACGGGGCGCCATCCTGCTGAACCTGAAGGTGGAGTCCAACAACCTCTACCGCACCTATCGGGAGGAGGCGCTGACGCTGGCCGTGCTGGGCGCCATCGCCATCACGTCGCTGCTGGCGGCGGCTCTGCGTTCTATCCGCGCACTGGTCGCGGCAGTGATGCCGCTGGCCGCGGCGGTGGTCATCACCATGGCGCTGGTGACGGCACTCGGCCAGACGCTGACGATCTTCCATCTGGTGGGCCTGCTGCTGGTGGTCGGCGTCGGTTCCAACTATTCCCTGCTGTTCGAGCGGCCGGAGCCATCCCCTGCATTGCGGGAGCGCACCGTCGCCTCTGTCGCCATCGCCAATTTCTGCACCGTCATCGGCTTCGGGACGCTGGCCTTTTCCGGCATTCCCGTGCTGCACGGCATCGGCATGACCGTCGCCATCGGCGCCTTTCTCTGCCTCGCCTTTGCGGCGGTGCTTGGACCGAAGGGTGCGAACCATGACTGA